One Rosa chinensis cultivar Old Blush chromosome 3, RchiOBHm-V2, whole genome shotgun sequence DNA window includes the following coding sequences:
- the LOC112193405 gene encoding OVARIAN TUMOR DOMAIN-containing deubiquitinating enzyme 3, with protein MAHKLSNEAVLEQLRNGFARFELVSSPLLSISTSNSQANATPFLGDYSHRFFARIGPPLGRGSSAMRKVERYSVQRVTGDGRCLFRALVKGMAANKGSPLSPREERDTADELRMAVKEVICENEEERPQYEAAIVAITVDESLKRYCQRIQRPDFWGGESELLVLSKLCRQPIIVYIPEHEHTNGGRGSGFIPIAEYGSEFSKGSRNRKPRKAVRLLFSGRNHYDLLV; from the exons ATGGCGCACAAGCTTTCAAACG AGGCTGTTCTGGAGCAGCTCAGGAATGGATTTGCTCGGTTCGAGCTCGTCTCCTCCCCTCTTCTCTCAATTTCAACGTCCAATTCTCAGGCAAACGCCACGCCGTTTCTCGGAGACTACAGCCACCGGTTCTTCGCTAGAATTGGACCGCCACT AGGCAGAGGATCTTCGGCCATGAGGAAAGTCGAACGCTATTCCGTTCAGAGAGTTACCGGTGATGGACGCTGTCTATTTCGTGCACTG GTAAAAGGGATGGCAGCAAATAAAGGGTCACCTCTTAGCCCAAGGGAAGAGAGAGACACTGCAG ATGAGCTACGGATGGCTGTGAAAGAGGTTATATGCGAAAATGAGGAAGAACGCCCCCAGTATGAAGCAGCTATAGTGGCAATTACTGTCGATGAATCCTTAAAACG TTACTGCCAGCGAATCCAAAGACCTGATTTCTGGGGAGGAGAGTCGGAGCTGCTG GTGCTCTCAAAATTGTGTAGACAGCCAATCATAGTCTATATTCCAGAGCATGag caCACAAATGGTGGAAGGGGTTCTGGTTTCATTCCCATTGCAGAATATGGAAGCGAGTTTAGTAAAGGTTCGAGAAACAGAAAGCCGAGGAAGGCCGTGAGGCTCTTGTTCAGTGGCAGGAACCATTATGATCTGCTTGTATGA
- the LOC112194108 gene encoding uncharacterized protein LOC112194108 isoform X2 yields MAPKFSNQRLFLSSLRMDLLSLSSSPTPFSLFQLPFLRGGGSKEFRKPEIYTVHEVKKDGRCLFRALVKGILAANTGPLPDLTEREEQKRAE; encoded by the exons ATGGCGCCCAAGTTTTCAAACC AGAGGCTGTTCTTGAGCAGCTTAAGAATGGATTTGCTCAGTTTGAGCTCGTCTCCTACCCCGTTCTCTCTATTTCAACTTCCATTTCTCAG AGGCGGAGGATCTAAAGAGTTCCGGAAACCCGAAATCTATACAGTTCACGAAGTTAAAAAAGATGGACGATGTCTATTTCGTGCACTG GTAAAAGGAATATTGGCAGCAAATACTGGGCCTCTTCCCGATCTGACCGAAAGGGAAGAGCAAAAACGTGCAG AGTGA
- the LOC112194108 gene encoding OVARIAN TUMOR DOMAIN-containing deubiquitinating enzyme 3 isoform X1 — protein sequence MMLYVRIRNSPSMKQPGRQLMLHSIKRGYCDRIREPDFWGGESELLVLSQLLKQPIIVYKRADEHTNGGGGSAFIPIEEYGTEFTPKKAVRLLLIHLSDRNHYDLLV from the exons ATGATGTTATATGTGAGAATACGAAACTCCCCAAGTATGAAGCAGCCCGGAAGGCAATTAATGCTGCACTCTATTAAACGAGG TTACTGTGATCGTATCAGAGAACCTGATTTCTGGGGAGGAGAGTCGGAGCTACTG GTGCTGTCGCAGTTACTAAAGCAGCCGATCATTGTGTATAAACGAGCGGATGAG CACACAAATGGTGGAGGGGGTTCTGCTTTCATTCCCATTGAAGAATATGGAACCGAGTTTACGCCCAAGAAGGCTGTGAGGCTCTTGTTAATTCACTTAAGTGACAGGAACCATTATGATCTACTTGTATGA